From one Trifolium pratense cultivar HEN17-A07 linkage group LG1, ARS_RC_1.1, whole genome shotgun sequence genomic stretch:
- the LOC123902731 gene encoding putative defensin-like protein 234, with translation MMKVGSILLAVGILFALFNLNYGSDVVQKDDFKFCRQSMTLSGNCQNSPTCFTVFNAKYGASATTHNCNCQDAGKSHTCSCCINCDYTDGKTPC, from the exons ATGATGAAAGTAGGAAGCATTCTCTTAGCCGTTGGAATTTTATTTGCTCTCTTCAACCTCAACTACGGCTCAG atgtggtgcaaaaagatgatttcaaattttgtcgcCAAAGTATGACATTGAGTGGAAATTGTCAAAATTCTCCTACATGCTTTACAGTATTCAATGCTAAATATGGAGCAAGCGCCACCACTCACAATTGTAATTGTCAAGATGCTGGTAAAAGCCACACTTGTTCATGCTGTATTAATTGTGATTATACAGATGGTAAAACTCCTTGTTAG